One Felis catus isolate Fca126 chromosome D1, F.catus_Fca126_mat1.0, whole genome shotgun sequence DNA segment encodes these proteins:
- the LOC101092141 gene encoding olfactory receptor 51G2, with translation MSLGPLESSSNISSTFLLSGIPGLEHMHIWISIPLCFIYLVSILGNCTILFIIKTEPSLHEPMYLFLSMLAVTDLGLSLCTLPTVLGIFWIGARDIGHDACFAQLFFIHCLSFLESSVLLSMAFDRFVAICRPLHYASILTNTVIGRIGLVSLGRSVALIFPLPFMLKRFSYCGSALLSHSYCLHQEVMKLACADIKANSIYGMFVIVSTVGVDSLLILFSYALILRTVLSIASRAERFKALNTCVSHICAVLLFYTPMIGLSIIHRFGNKAPHLVQVIMGFVYLLAPPLMNPIVYSVKTKQIRDRVAHAFCC, from the coding sequence ATGTCTTTGGGACCCTTGGAAAGCAGCAGCAACATTTCCTCCACCTTTCTGCTGAGTGGCATTCCTGGGCTGGAGCACATGCACATCTGGATCTCCATCCCATTGTGCTTCATTTACCTGGTTTCCATCCTGGGCAACTGTACTATCCTTTTTATCATTAAAACAGAGCCCTCACTCCATGAGCCTATGTACCTCTTCCTGTCCATGCTGGCTGTGACTGACCTGGGTCTGTCTCTTTGCACCCTCCCTACAGTGCTAGGCATCTTTTGGATTGGGGCGCGAGATATTGGTCACGATGCCTGTTTTGCCCAGCTCTTTTTCATTCACTGTTTGTCCTTCCTAGAGTCCTCTGTGCTGCTGTCTATGGCCTTTGACCGCTTTGTGGCCATTTGTCGCCCCTTGCACTATGCTTCCATTCTCACCAACACAGTCATTGGCAGGATTGGCCTGGTTTCCCTGGGTCGCAGTGTAGCACTCATTTTCCCATTGCCTTTTATGCTCAAAAGATTCTCCTATTGTGGCTCTGCACTTCTCTCACATTCCTATTGTCTCCATCAAGAAGTAATGAAATTGGCCTGTGCAGACATCAAAGCCAACAGCATCTATGGCATGTTTGTCATTGTTTCAACAGTGGGTGTAGACTCACTGCTCATTCTCTTCTCCTATGCCCTGATCCTGCGTACTGTGCTGTCTATTGCATCCAGGGCTGAGAGATTCAAAGCTCTCAACACGTGTGTTTCCCATATATGTGCTGTGCTCCTCTTCTACACTCCCATGATTGGTTTGTCCATCATCCACCGGTTTGGGAACAAGGCACCTCATCTTGTCCAAGTGATCATGGGCTTTGTGTACCTTCTAGCCCCTCCCCTGATGAACCCCATAGTCTATAGTGTGAAGACCAAACAGATCCGAGATCGTGTGGCCCATGCCTTTTGTTGTTAG
- the LOC101081667 gene encoding olfactory receptor 51G1, translating into MTIFYNGSLQRATFFLTGFQGLEALHGWISIPFCSIYLTVIVGNLTILHIIHTDVTLHEPMYYFLAMLALTDLGLCLSTLPTVLGIFWFDVREITIPACFTQLFFIHTLSLVESSVLLSMSIDRYVAICNPLRYSMVLTPARIIKMGLSSILRSALLILPLPFLLKRFQYCGSHVLAHAYCLHLEIMKLACSSIIVNHIYGLFVVACTVGVDSLLIFLSYALILRTVLSIASRQERLQALNTCVSHICAVLLFYIPMIGLSLVHRFGEHLPRIVHLLMSYVYLLVPPLMNPIVYSMKTKQIRIRIAKKLEIVKSLKCFR; encoded by the coding sequence ATGACAATATTTTATAATGGCAGCCTCCAAAGAGCCACTTTCTTCCTAACAGGCTTCCAAGGTCTGGAAGCTCTCCATGGCTGGATCTCTATTCCCTTCTGCTCCATCTACTTGACAGTTATTGTAGGAAACCTTACCATCCTCCACATCATCCATACCGACGTCACCCTCCATGAACCCATGTACTATTTCTTGGCCATGCTGGCCCTGACAGACTTGGGCCTTTGCCTATCTACACTGCCCACTGTGTTGGGCATCTTCTGGTttgatgtcagagagattaccATCCCCGCCTGCTTCACTCAGCTCTTCTTCATCCATACCTTGTCACTGGTAGAGTCTTCAGTTCTACTGTCCATGTCCAttgaccgctatgtggccatttGCAATCCATTGCGTTACTCCATGGTCTTGACACCTGCACGTATCATCAAGATGGGGCTGAGCTCAATTCTTAGAAGTGCCCTGCTCATCCTGCCCCTGCCATTCCTCCTTAAACGCTTCCAGTACTGCGGCTCCCATGTGCTGGCCCATGCCTATTGTCTGCACCTAGAGATCATGAAGTTGGCCTGCTCTAGCATCATTGTCAATCACATATATGGGCTCTTTGTTGTGGcctgcactgttggtgtggaTTCACTGCTCATCTTCCTCTCCTATGCCCTCATCCTccgcactgtgctaagcattgcCTCCCGCCAGGAGCGACTTCAGGCCCTCAACACCTGCGTCTCTCATATCTGTGCTGTGCTACTCTTCTACATCCCCATGATTGGCTTGTCTCTCGTGCACCGCTTTGGTGAACATCTGCCCCGTATTGTACACCTCCTCATGTCTTATGTGTATCTGCTGGTCCCACCTCTCATGAACCCCATTGTCTACAGTATGAAGACCAAGCAAATCCGTATCCGCATTGCTAAGAAGCTTGAGATTGTAAAATCCCTTAAGTGTTTTCGATAG